From Equus quagga isolate Etosha38 chromosome 3, UCLA_HA_Equagga_1.0, whole genome shotgun sequence, one genomic window encodes:
- the LOC124236629 gene encoding ras-like protein family member 11B, whose translation MRLIQNMCTIAEYPTPGSAAAADCCLGAAGRRLVKIAVVGASGVGKTALVVRFLTKRFIGDYERNAGNLYTRQVQIEGETLAIQVQDTPGVQVHENGLSCNEQLNRCIRWADAVVIVFSITDHKSYELIGQLHQHIQQLHLGTRLPVVVVANKADLLHIKQVDPQLGLQLASMLGCSFYEVSVSENYNDVYNAFHVLCKEVSHKQQPSSTPEKRRTSLIPRPKSPNMQDLKRRFKQALSAKVRTVTSV comes from the exons ATGCGCCTTATTCAGAACATGTGTACCATCGCTGAGTACCCCACTCCGggcagcgccgccgccgccgatTGCTGCTTGGGGGCGGCGGGCCGCCGTCTGGTCAAGATCGCCGTGGTTGGGGCCAGCGGCGTGGGCAAGACCG CTCTGGTGGTCCGGTTCCTTACCAAACGATTCATTGGTGACTACGAACGAAATGCAG GTAATCTTTATACCAGACAAGTCCAAATAGAAGGTGAAACCCTGGCTATTCAGGTTCAAGACACTCCAGGTGTTCAG GTCCACGAGAACGGCTTGAGCTGCAACGAGCAGCTGAATAGGTGCATTCGCTGGGCTGACGCCGTGGTGATCGTTTTCTCCATCACTGACCACAAGAGCTATGAACTCATCGGCCAGCTCCACCAGCACATCCAGCAGCTACACCTGGGCACCCGGCTGCCTGTGGTGGTCGTGGCCAACAAGGCTGACCTGTTGCACATCAAGCAGGTGGACCCTCAGCTCGGACTGCAGCTGGCCAGCATGCTGGGCTGCTCCTTCTATGAAGTGTCGGTCAGTGAAAATTACAACGACGTCTACAACGCTTTCCACGTCCTGTGCAAAGAAGTGAGTCACAAACAGCAGCCCAGCAGCACGCCAGAGAAGCGAAGAACCTCCCTCATCCCCAGGCCCAAGTCGCCCAACATGCAGGACCTGAAGAGGAGGTTCAAGCAAGCGCTCTCGGCCAAAGTGAGGACTGTCACCTCCGTGTGA